The genomic interval CGAGACGATGACAGGTCTGTCAGACAGAGCTGCATTGCAGCTGTTTTCTcaaatatatatcgatagtACATTTCTGCGCAGTGTTGCTGCGCAACACAGAAAATTAATCGTATTGACTTGGGAAAGaagtcaaaataaaaaaaaaaaaaacaaaactaaatatttcaataacaATGTTTCCAGAATAACAAAATTAGGAAAACTACAAAATTCACTAGCTCTTGTACCTACTTTCAACTGTATGTACTTGAAAAACGTAACAACATAACTGGTCGCCATACCGCAATTCAGTTGCATAAAAGCTGGTCCAAGATTCTTTCAGGGCGACAACGGACTGCTGCTGCACTTTCTACAAAATATTGCAATTGACAACAAATGGGTTTACTGCTGCACTTTTTCAAATGGGACAAGCGTTGGCAACTGCTGCATAAATGTGATATATTAGTGAAGCGAAACGTTAAGAAGCAGGCCGTCAGTCCAACCAAGTAAGAGTTGTCTTATTTATCATGTGGGGTCAGGGGTTCAGGAGGTGGGCCCACTGCGCACCGCCAActaacaaaaagcaaaagttgcATAATATGACTTATGTATTTATCATTCTAGACTAGCCGAGGTTGGCCGTCTGTTAGAAGCAAAGGAAGGCAAATACGATACCGGGCAGCTGTTCTTGCATCGAATCTTTGGCTATCGCGGTGTTATACTCTTTCCATGGACGGCTCGCGTCTACGACCGCGATTCGGACAATCCTAAGAAGcagacaacggcaacaacaacgccgacgccgacaCAATGCGCCAAAGAAGCTTCACCACTGAGAGTTAACGCGGGGAGCAGCGAAGGCAGCGGGACAACAGCTACCTCACAGCTCGATGATGCTCCCACGTCCTGGCACGCTAGCAATAGTGCCACTGACACGCAGAGAGCCACAAATTTGGGTACCGCCAAAACGACAACTAATGGCGCCACGAGCAGTGCTACTGATGCCAAAGATGTTAAGGGCAAAACGCAAACCTTTTATCAGGTGCTGATTGATACCAGGGACTGTCCGTATATTGTGAGTGAATGTTATTGTTTCCCTATTTGCAATAAGTTAACTGATACGTTATTTTAGCGGGCCCAAACTGAGGCTGTCACCTTCTTAGGTAATCAGGATTCGAATCGCAGCTTGTATGCGATTCCTGGATTGGATTATGTTGCACACGATGACATCATGCCATATTCCTCAACCGATAAGCATCCGTTGCAGCACGAACTCTTCGACAAGTTTCTAACAAATGCTCCAGATTCTGAGCCGCCATTTGTGGGTCAAGATACCCTCAAAGCGTGGCAGGAAAAGAATCATCCATGGCTGGACATGAGCGATGTGCACAAGGAGACAACCGAAAATGTGCGCATCACCGTGATACCTTTCTATATGGGCTGCCGCGAAACCCCCGCATCTTCGGTTTATTGGGTGAGAAAAGAGCCGAAACTGAATTTCAATCGTCAACAATCAGAATGAccataatttgaattttattgtaGTGGCGGTATTGCATACGTTTAGAAAATCTGGGTGAACTCAGTGTGCAGTTGCGTGAACGGCATTGGCGTATATTCTCATTGTCGGGTACTCTGGAAACAGTGCGCGGTCGCGGGGTTGTTGGCCAGGAGCCCATACTGAGTCCGCGACTACCAGCTTTTCAATACAGTAGCCATGTGAGTCTACAGGCACCCAGCGGTCACATGTGGGGAACTTTTCGATTGGAGCGCGAGGATGGGTACGCGTTTGACTGCAAAATACCGCCGTTCTCGCTCGAATCAAAGCCGGACGATGCTAGCACGCCACCGATCGGGACGCCCGCAGGCGAAGAGAGTGattaaagaaatataataGACTAGTTGTTTCGTGGTTAACGATATTCAAACTCAAATCTTTTTTTGACCATTCAGGAAGTACATGTGTTTagagcaaataaaaatagaattgaTTAGCAACACCCAAGCTAGCCCAGCTTCACGTTTTTGGCCTCCAGTTGCATCCGAA from Drosophila virilis strain 15010-1051.87 chromosome 2, Dvir_AGI_RSII-ME, whole genome shotgun sequence carries:
- the POLDIP2 gene encoding polymerase delta-interacting protein 2 gives rise to the protein MGLLLHFFKWDKRWQLLHKCDILVKRNVKKQAVSPTKLAEVGRLLEAKEGKYDTGQLFLHRIFGYRGVILFPWTARVYDRDSDNPKKQTTATTTPTPTQCAKEASPLRVNAGSSEGSGTTATSQLDDAPTSWHASNSATDTQRATNLGTAKTTTNGATSSATDAKDVKGKTQTFYQVLIDTRDCPYIRAQTEAVTFLGNQDSNRSLYAIPGLDYVAHDDIMPYSSTDKHPLQHELFDKFLTNAPDSEPPFVGQDTLKAWQEKNHPWLDMSDVHKETTENVRITVIPFYMGCRETPASSVYWWRYCIRLENLGELSVQLRERHWRIFSLSGTLETVRGRGVVGQEPILSPRLPAFQYSSHVSLQAPSGHMWGTFRLEREDGYAFDCKIPPFSLESKPDDASTPPIGTPAGEESD